Proteins from a genomic interval of Gossypium hirsutum isolate 1008001.06 chromosome A09, Gossypium_hirsutum_v2.1, whole genome shotgun sequence:
- the LOC107889433 gene encoding protein TRANSPARENT TESTA 9 isoform X2 — protein MWRSLWRSIDRFSLQHFKSVITELRQIKVVNAQNRDTVVDLLQTIVEIVTYGDRQDPLIFECFMEYQVLAEFVRVLKISTSSTIEAPLLQYLSIMIQNMDSEHAIYYCLSNDYVNNIVAHPYNFDAGDLALYYVSFLRAVSSKISRDTLCLLVKVHGDVVVSFPMYTEALKFAQHEEKMIQTAIRALTLNIYNICDNNVYQFITTPPASIYFSDLVSSLRKQCLQLDALVNSSEDKCTHQRNKDIFLKTDKIVDDLFYFKDMLSVGESRLSRVVTQNLLSLLILPLLLPLLKLGENKGSYNISAVTSLYIVSRLLQVVGGKHLINGVAGLLLYHYMALCQRDAIATNGDIAGSIGDASPLLHSLNDINIKVSDHEAEGEKEININYLLQHLNVQTSSNSHFDGSPKDDNVYIERFGIFAYLFSDNHSISLASLFLLLTLAENKDLEHFPASLLGMSQSQGLMNNCESAFLKVDGSILVGLMPQILKTLLKVLACQPPVSPPMQWHTGWFLRKLLQCQGNKLTDDNIHLFNTSYEQSRECLQKELDGCWFDHIPDTIGHEWGSCKKALELQFHVKDPLFTLELEICQQAIDGNFNSCFAWERMVDAVKVFILHLQLKALIFMGCLLEKPSLESPSDSDLGKTYSRDISSASFGSEVSLGSGIPCRIAFSYAGVRDIYLVALARGISGKLILAEKHPFRSQRGIVIAIAPLAGLSPRIDEDHPTWLHLQIREFEPNFVKAKGRESKVSTPPADGRWTLGFHSAKACETARLLILEETCKQRSSVESMLAPLLREDYLVNVLDRQGD, from the exons ATGTGGCGCTCGCTTTGGCGATCCATCGATCGCTTCTCTCTTCAGCATTTCAA ATCTGTAATTACCGAATTGCGGCAGATCAAAGTTGTCAATGCGCAGAACAGG GATACAGTGGTAGATCTTCTACAAACGATTGTAGAGATAGTGACATATGGTGACAGACAAGATCCATTAATATTTGA ATGTTTCATGGAATACCAAGTTTTAGCAGAGTTTGTACGGGTACTAAAGATCAGTACAAGTTCAACAATTGAGGCTCCATTGCTTCAATATCTAAGCATAATGATCCAAAACATGGATAGTGAACATGCAATTT ACTATTGTTTAAGCAATGACTATGTCAACAACATTGTAGCACATCCATATAACTTCGATGCAGGAGATCTTGCTCTTTATTATGTGTCTTTTTTAAG AGCAGTGAGTAGCAAAATAAGCAGAGATACACTTTGCCTTCTTGTTAAGGTTCATGGG GATGTAGTGGTCTCCTTTCCCATGTACACTGAAGCTCTTAAATTTGCTCAACATGAGGAAAAGATGATTCAAACAGCTATACGAGCATTAACTCTCAACATATACAATA TCTGTGATAATAATGTCTATCAGTTTATAACAACTCCTCCAGCCTCGATTTACTTCTCAGACTTGGTTTCTAGTTTAAGGAAGCAATGTCTACAACTAGATGCCCTTGTCAATTCCTCAGA GGATAAATGCACTCATCAAAGGAACAAGGACATATTTCTGAAAACCGATAAAATTGTAGACGATCTTTTCTACTTCAAGGACATGCTTTCTGTTGGCGAATCTCGTCTAAGTAGAGTTGTCACCCAAAACCTTCTGAGTTTACTTATACTCCCCTTGTTGCTTCCACTACTGAAGTTAGGAGAGAATAAA GGTAGCTACAACATCTCAGCAGTCACTTCTTTGTACATAGTTTCTCGCCTTCTTCAAGTTGTTGGTGGAAAACACTTGATAAATGGAGTGGCTGGTCTTCTTTTGTATCATTATATGGCATTATGTCAGAGAGATGCTATTGCTACAAATGGGGATATTGCTGGTAGCATAGGTGATGCAAGTCCTCTTCTCCACTCGTTGAATGATATAAACATCAAGGTATCTGATCATGAGGctgaaggagaaaaagaaatcaatataAACTATCTACTTCAACATTTAAATGTGCAAACATCCTCAAATTCTCATTTTGATGGCAGCCCTAAGGATGATAATGTGTATATAGAGAG GTTTGGGATATTTGCGTATTTGTTTTCAGACAATCATAGTATATCATTAGCATCTTTATTTCTATTGCTCACTCTTGCAGAAAACAAAG ATCTGGAGCATTTTCCAGCATCACTGCTTGGAATGAGTCAAAGTCAGGGCTTGATG AACAACTGTGAGTCAGCTTTTCTGAAAGTGGATGGAAGTATTCTTGTGGGACTTATGCCTCAG ATTTTGAAGACATTATTGAAGGTTTTAGCATGCCAACCACCGGTTTCCCCACCAATGCAGTGGCATACAGGGTGGTTTTTGAGAAAGCTACTTCAATGTCAAGGAAATAAGCTCACTGATGACAATATCCACCTATTCAAT ACTTCATATGAGCAGTCCCGTGAATGTCTTCAAAAGGAACTTGATGGATGCTGGTTTGATCATATCCCAGATACCATAGGACATGAGTGGGGAAGCTGTAAAAAAG CACTTGAACTACAATTCCATGTTAAGGATCCCTTATTTACACTGGAGCTTGAAATCTGCCAGCAAGCAATTGATG GCAATTTTAACTCTTGCTTTGCTTGGGAGAGGATGGTTGATGCAGTGAAG GTTTTCATTCTCCATCTTCAACTCAAGGCACTTATTTTCATGGGATGTTTACTTGAAAAACCCTCACTAGAGTCACCAAGTGACAGTGATTTGGGTAAAACTTATAGCAGAGATATTTCATCTGCCAGCTTTGGGTCAGAGGTCTCTTTAG GATCAGGAATCCCTTGCAGGATTGCTTTCTCGTATGCTGGAGTCAGGGATATTTACCTAGTAGCCTTGGCCCGTGGAATTTCTGGAAAATTGATTCTTGCTGAGAAGCATCCATTCCGGAGTCAACGTGGCATTGTGATTGCCATTGCTCCACTGGCAGGGTTAAGT CCAAGGATAGATGAGGACCACCCAACATGGTTACATCTTCAGATAAGAGAATTCGAACCAAATTTCGTTAAAGCTAAAGGCAGAGAATCTAAGGTTTCCACTCCACCTGCTGATGGGAGATGGACACTTGGTTTTCATAGTGCTAAGGCTTGTGAGACTGCTCGGTTATTGATTCTTGAAGAGACTTGTAAGCAGAGGTCCTCCGTTGAGAGCATGCTTGCTCCACTGCTTCGGGAAGATTATCTAGTAAATGTTTTGGATAGACAAGGCGATTAA
- the LOC107889433 gene encoding protein TRANSPARENT TESTA 9 isoform X4: protein MPYSGNVFSYYCLSNDYVNNIVAHPYNFDAGDLALYYVSFLRAVSSKISRDTLCLLVKVHGDVVVSFPMYTEALKFAQHEEKMIQTAIRALTLNIYNICDNNVYQFITTPPASIYFSDLVSSLRKQCLQLDALVNSSEDKCTHQRNKDIFLKTDKIVDDLFYFKDMLSVGESRLSRVVTQNLLSLLILPLLLPLLKLGENKGSYNISAVTSLYIVSRLLQVVGGKHLINGVAGLLLYHYMALCQRDAIATNGDIAGSIGDASPLLHSLNDINIKVSDHEAEGEKEININYLLQHLNVQTSSNSHFDGSPKDDNVYIERFGIFAYLFSDNHSISLASLFLLLTLAENKDLEHFPASLLGMSQSQGLMNNCESAFLKVDGSILVGLMPQILKTLLKVLACQPPVSPPMQWHTGWFLRKLLQCQGNKLTDDNIHLFNTSYEQSRECLQKELDGCWFDHIPDTIGHEWGSCKKALELQFHVKDPLFTLELEICQQAIDGNFNSCFAWERMVDAVKVFILHLQLKALIFMGCLLEKPSLESPSDSDLGKTYSRDISSASFGSEVSLGSGIPCRIAFSYAGVRDIYLVALARGISGKLILAEKHPFRSQRGIVIAIAPLAGLSQPRIDEDHPTWLHLQIREFEPNFVKAKGRESKVSTPPADGRWTLGFHSAKACETARLLILEETCKQRSSVESMLAPLLREDYLVNVLDRQGD from the exons ATGCCTTACTCAGGAAACGTCTTCTCTT ACTATTGTTTAAGCAATGACTATGTCAACAACATTGTAGCACATCCATATAACTTCGATGCAGGAGATCTTGCTCTTTATTATGTGTCTTTTTTAAG AGCAGTGAGTAGCAAAATAAGCAGAGATACACTTTGCCTTCTTGTTAAGGTTCATGGG GATGTAGTGGTCTCCTTTCCCATGTACACTGAAGCTCTTAAATTTGCTCAACATGAGGAAAAGATGATTCAAACAGCTATACGAGCATTAACTCTCAACATATACAATA TCTGTGATAATAATGTCTATCAGTTTATAACAACTCCTCCAGCCTCGATTTACTTCTCAGACTTGGTTTCTAGTTTAAGGAAGCAATGTCTACAACTAGATGCCCTTGTCAATTCCTCAGA GGATAAATGCACTCATCAAAGGAACAAGGACATATTTCTGAAAACCGATAAAATTGTAGACGATCTTTTCTACTTCAAGGACATGCTTTCTGTTGGCGAATCTCGTCTAAGTAGAGTTGTCACCCAAAACCTTCTGAGTTTACTTATACTCCCCTTGTTGCTTCCACTACTGAAGTTAGGAGAGAATAAA GGTAGCTACAACATCTCAGCAGTCACTTCTTTGTACATAGTTTCTCGCCTTCTTCAAGTTGTTGGTGGAAAACACTTGATAAATGGAGTGGCTGGTCTTCTTTTGTATCATTATATGGCATTATGTCAGAGAGATGCTATTGCTACAAATGGGGATATTGCTGGTAGCATAGGTGATGCAAGTCCTCTTCTCCACTCGTTGAATGATATAAACATCAAGGTATCTGATCATGAGGctgaaggagaaaaagaaatcaatataAACTATCTACTTCAACATTTAAATGTGCAAACATCCTCAAATTCTCATTTTGATGGCAGCCCTAAGGATGATAATGTGTATATAGAGAG GTTTGGGATATTTGCGTATTTGTTTTCAGACAATCATAGTATATCATTAGCATCTTTATTTCTATTGCTCACTCTTGCAGAAAACAAAG ATCTGGAGCATTTTCCAGCATCACTGCTTGGAATGAGTCAAAGTCAGGGCTTGATG AACAACTGTGAGTCAGCTTTTCTGAAAGTGGATGGAAGTATTCTTGTGGGACTTATGCCTCAG ATTTTGAAGACATTATTGAAGGTTTTAGCATGCCAACCACCGGTTTCCCCACCAATGCAGTGGCATACAGGGTGGTTTTTGAGAAAGCTACTTCAATGTCAAGGAAATAAGCTCACTGATGACAATATCCACCTATTCAAT ACTTCATATGAGCAGTCCCGTGAATGTCTTCAAAAGGAACTTGATGGATGCTGGTTTGATCATATCCCAGATACCATAGGACATGAGTGGGGAAGCTGTAAAAAAG CACTTGAACTACAATTCCATGTTAAGGATCCCTTATTTACACTGGAGCTTGAAATCTGCCAGCAAGCAATTGATG GCAATTTTAACTCTTGCTTTGCTTGGGAGAGGATGGTTGATGCAGTGAAG GTTTTCATTCTCCATCTTCAACTCAAGGCACTTATTTTCATGGGATGTTTACTTGAAAAACCCTCACTAGAGTCACCAAGTGACAGTGATTTGGGTAAAACTTATAGCAGAGATATTTCATCTGCCAGCTTTGGGTCAGAGGTCTCTTTAG GATCAGGAATCCCTTGCAGGATTGCTTTCTCGTATGCTGGAGTCAGGGATATTTACCTAGTAGCCTTGGCCCGTGGAATTTCTGGAAAATTGATTCTTGCTGAGAAGCATCCATTCCGGAGTCAACGTGGCATTGTGATTGCCATTGCTCCACTGGCAGGGTTAAGT CAGCCAAGGATAGATGAGGACCACCCAACATGGTTACATCTTCAGATAAGAGAATTCGAACCAAATTTCGTTAAAGCTAAAGGCAGAGAATCTAAGGTTTCCACTCCACCTGCTGATGGGAGATGGACACTTGGTTTTCATAGTGCTAAGGCTTGTGAGACTGCTCGGTTATTGATTCTTGAAGAGACTTGTAAGCAGAGGTCCTCCGTTGAGAGCATGCTTGCTCCACTGCTTCGGGAAGATTATCTAGTAAATGTTTTGGATAGACAAGGCGATTAA
- the LOC107889433 gene encoding protein TRANSPARENT TESTA 9 isoform X1, giving the protein MWRSLWRSIDRFSLQHFKSVITELRQIKVVNAQNRDTVVDLLQTIVEIVTYGDRQDPLIFECFMEYQVLAEFVRVLKISTSSTIEAPLLQYLSIMIQNMDSEHAIYYCLSNDYVNNIVAHPYNFDAGDLALYYVSFLRAVSSKISRDTLCLLVKVHGDVVVSFPMYTEALKFAQHEEKMIQTAIRALTLNIYNICDNNVYQFITTPPASIYFSDLVSSLRKQCLQLDALVNSSEDKCTHQRNKDIFLKTDKIVDDLFYFKDMLSVGESRLSRVVTQNLLSLLILPLLLPLLKLGENKGSYNISAVTSLYIVSRLLQVVGGKHLINGVAGLLLYHYMALCQRDAIATNGDIAGSIGDASPLLHSLNDINIKVSDHEAEGEKEININYLLQHLNVQTSSNSHFDGSPKDDNVYIERFGIFAYLFSDNHSISLASLFLLLTLAENKDLEHFPASLLGMSQSQGLMNNCESAFLKVDGSILVGLMPQILKTLLKVLACQPPVSPPMQWHTGWFLRKLLQCQGNKLTDDNIHLFNTSYEQSRECLQKELDGCWFDHIPDTIGHEWGSCKKALELQFHVKDPLFTLELEICQQAIDGNFNSCFAWERMVDAVKVFILHLQLKALIFMGCLLEKPSLESPSDSDLGKTYSRDISSASFGSEVSLGSGIPCRIAFSYAGVRDIYLVALARGISGKLILAEKHPFRSQRGIVIAIAPLAGLSQPRIDEDHPTWLHLQIREFEPNFVKAKGRESKVSTPPADGRWTLGFHSAKACETARLLILEETCKQRSSVESMLAPLLREDYLVNVLDRQGD; this is encoded by the exons ATGTGGCGCTCGCTTTGGCGATCCATCGATCGCTTCTCTCTTCAGCATTTCAA ATCTGTAATTACCGAATTGCGGCAGATCAAAGTTGTCAATGCGCAGAACAGG GATACAGTGGTAGATCTTCTACAAACGATTGTAGAGATAGTGACATATGGTGACAGACAAGATCCATTAATATTTGA ATGTTTCATGGAATACCAAGTTTTAGCAGAGTTTGTACGGGTACTAAAGATCAGTACAAGTTCAACAATTGAGGCTCCATTGCTTCAATATCTAAGCATAATGATCCAAAACATGGATAGTGAACATGCAATTT ACTATTGTTTAAGCAATGACTATGTCAACAACATTGTAGCACATCCATATAACTTCGATGCAGGAGATCTTGCTCTTTATTATGTGTCTTTTTTAAG AGCAGTGAGTAGCAAAATAAGCAGAGATACACTTTGCCTTCTTGTTAAGGTTCATGGG GATGTAGTGGTCTCCTTTCCCATGTACACTGAAGCTCTTAAATTTGCTCAACATGAGGAAAAGATGATTCAAACAGCTATACGAGCATTAACTCTCAACATATACAATA TCTGTGATAATAATGTCTATCAGTTTATAACAACTCCTCCAGCCTCGATTTACTTCTCAGACTTGGTTTCTAGTTTAAGGAAGCAATGTCTACAACTAGATGCCCTTGTCAATTCCTCAGA GGATAAATGCACTCATCAAAGGAACAAGGACATATTTCTGAAAACCGATAAAATTGTAGACGATCTTTTCTACTTCAAGGACATGCTTTCTGTTGGCGAATCTCGTCTAAGTAGAGTTGTCACCCAAAACCTTCTGAGTTTACTTATACTCCCCTTGTTGCTTCCACTACTGAAGTTAGGAGAGAATAAA GGTAGCTACAACATCTCAGCAGTCACTTCTTTGTACATAGTTTCTCGCCTTCTTCAAGTTGTTGGTGGAAAACACTTGATAAATGGAGTGGCTGGTCTTCTTTTGTATCATTATATGGCATTATGTCAGAGAGATGCTATTGCTACAAATGGGGATATTGCTGGTAGCATAGGTGATGCAAGTCCTCTTCTCCACTCGTTGAATGATATAAACATCAAGGTATCTGATCATGAGGctgaaggagaaaaagaaatcaatataAACTATCTACTTCAACATTTAAATGTGCAAACATCCTCAAATTCTCATTTTGATGGCAGCCCTAAGGATGATAATGTGTATATAGAGAG GTTTGGGATATTTGCGTATTTGTTTTCAGACAATCATAGTATATCATTAGCATCTTTATTTCTATTGCTCACTCTTGCAGAAAACAAAG ATCTGGAGCATTTTCCAGCATCACTGCTTGGAATGAGTCAAAGTCAGGGCTTGATG AACAACTGTGAGTCAGCTTTTCTGAAAGTGGATGGAAGTATTCTTGTGGGACTTATGCCTCAG ATTTTGAAGACATTATTGAAGGTTTTAGCATGCCAACCACCGGTTTCCCCACCAATGCAGTGGCATACAGGGTGGTTTTTGAGAAAGCTACTTCAATGTCAAGGAAATAAGCTCACTGATGACAATATCCACCTATTCAAT ACTTCATATGAGCAGTCCCGTGAATGTCTTCAAAAGGAACTTGATGGATGCTGGTTTGATCATATCCCAGATACCATAGGACATGAGTGGGGAAGCTGTAAAAAAG CACTTGAACTACAATTCCATGTTAAGGATCCCTTATTTACACTGGAGCTTGAAATCTGCCAGCAAGCAATTGATG GCAATTTTAACTCTTGCTTTGCTTGGGAGAGGATGGTTGATGCAGTGAAG GTTTTCATTCTCCATCTTCAACTCAAGGCACTTATTTTCATGGGATGTTTACTTGAAAAACCCTCACTAGAGTCACCAAGTGACAGTGATTTGGGTAAAACTTATAGCAGAGATATTTCATCTGCCAGCTTTGGGTCAGAGGTCTCTTTAG GATCAGGAATCCCTTGCAGGATTGCTTTCTCGTATGCTGGAGTCAGGGATATTTACCTAGTAGCCTTGGCCCGTGGAATTTCTGGAAAATTGATTCTTGCTGAGAAGCATCCATTCCGGAGTCAACGTGGCATTGTGATTGCCATTGCTCCACTGGCAGGGTTAAGT CAGCCAAGGATAGATGAGGACCACCCAACATGGTTACATCTTCAGATAAGAGAATTCGAACCAAATTTCGTTAAAGCTAAAGGCAGAGAATCTAAGGTTTCCACTCCACCTGCTGATGGGAGATGGACACTTGGTTTTCATAGTGCTAAGGCTTGTGAGACTGCTCGGTTATTGATTCTTGAAGAGACTTGTAAGCAGAGGTCCTCCGTTGAGAGCATGCTTGCTCCACTGCTTCGGGAAGATTATCTAGTAAATGTTTTGGATAGACAAGGCGATTAA
- the LOC107889433 gene encoding protein TRANSPARENT TESTA 9 isoform X3, whose product MPRGPNSTVKSHLPKNKISLIFHDVALALAIHRSLLSSAFQICNYRIAADQSCQCAEQDYCLSNDYVNNIVAHPYNFDAGDLALYYVSFLRAVSSKISRDTLCLLVKVHGDVVVSFPMYTEALKFAQHEEKMIQTAIRALTLNIYNICDNNVYQFITTPPASIYFSDLVSSLRKQCLQLDALVNSSEDKCTHQRNKDIFLKTDKIVDDLFYFKDMLSVGESRLSRVVTQNLLSLLILPLLLPLLKLGENKGSYNISAVTSLYIVSRLLQVVGGKHLINGVAGLLLYHYMALCQRDAIATNGDIAGSIGDASPLLHSLNDINIKVSDHEAEGEKEININYLLQHLNVQTSSNSHFDGSPKDDNVYIERFGIFAYLFSDNHSISLASLFLLLTLAENKDLEHFPASLLGMSQSQGLMNNCESAFLKVDGSILVGLMPQILKTLLKVLACQPPVSPPMQWHTGWFLRKLLQCQGNKLTDDNIHLFNTSYEQSRECLQKELDGCWFDHIPDTIGHEWGSCKKALELQFHVKDPLFTLELEICQQAIDGNFNSCFAWERMVDAVKVFILHLQLKALIFMGCLLEKPSLESPSDSDLGKTYSRDISSASFGSEVSLGSGIPCRIAFSYAGVRDIYLVALARGISGKLILAEKHPFRSQRGIVIAIAPLAGLSQPRIDEDHPTWLHLQIREFEPNFVKAKGRESKVSTPPADGRWTLGFHSAKACETARLLILEETCKQRSSVESMLAPLLREDYLVNVLDRQGD is encoded by the exons ATGCCGCGCGGACCCAACTCAACCGTAAAATCTCATCTTCCA aaaaacaagaTCTCTCTCATTTTTCACGATGTGGCGCTCGCTTTGGCGATCCATCGATCGCTTCTCTCTTCAGCATTTCAA ATCTGTAATTACCGAATTGCGGCAGATCAAAGTTGTCAATGCGCAGAACAGG ACTATTGTTTAAGCAATGACTATGTCAACAACATTGTAGCACATCCATATAACTTCGATGCAGGAGATCTTGCTCTTTATTATGTGTCTTTTTTAAG AGCAGTGAGTAGCAAAATAAGCAGAGATACACTTTGCCTTCTTGTTAAGGTTCATGGG GATGTAGTGGTCTCCTTTCCCATGTACACTGAAGCTCTTAAATTTGCTCAACATGAGGAAAAGATGATTCAAACAGCTATACGAGCATTAACTCTCAACATATACAATA TCTGTGATAATAATGTCTATCAGTTTATAACAACTCCTCCAGCCTCGATTTACTTCTCAGACTTGGTTTCTAGTTTAAGGAAGCAATGTCTACAACTAGATGCCCTTGTCAATTCCTCAGA GGATAAATGCACTCATCAAAGGAACAAGGACATATTTCTGAAAACCGATAAAATTGTAGACGATCTTTTCTACTTCAAGGACATGCTTTCTGTTGGCGAATCTCGTCTAAGTAGAGTTGTCACCCAAAACCTTCTGAGTTTACTTATACTCCCCTTGTTGCTTCCACTACTGAAGTTAGGAGAGAATAAA GGTAGCTACAACATCTCAGCAGTCACTTCTTTGTACATAGTTTCTCGCCTTCTTCAAGTTGTTGGTGGAAAACACTTGATAAATGGAGTGGCTGGTCTTCTTTTGTATCATTATATGGCATTATGTCAGAGAGATGCTATTGCTACAAATGGGGATATTGCTGGTAGCATAGGTGATGCAAGTCCTCTTCTCCACTCGTTGAATGATATAAACATCAAGGTATCTGATCATGAGGctgaaggagaaaaagaaatcaatataAACTATCTACTTCAACATTTAAATGTGCAAACATCCTCAAATTCTCATTTTGATGGCAGCCCTAAGGATGATAATGTGTATATAGAGAG GTTTGGGATATTTGCGTATTTGTTTTCAGACAATCATAGTATATCATTAGCATCTTTATTTCTATTGCTCACTCTTGCAGAAAACAAAG ATCTGGAGCATTTTCCAGCATCACTGCTTGGAATGAGTCAAAGTCAGGGCTTGATG AACAACTGTGAGTCAGCTTTTCTGAAAGTGGATGGAAGTATTCTTGTGGGACTTATGCCTCAG ATTTTGAAGACATTATTGAAGGTTTTAGCATGCCAACCACCGGTTTCCCCACCAATGCAGTGGCATACAGGGTGGTTTTTGAGAAAGCTACTTCAATGTCAAGGAAATAAGCTCACTGATGACAATATCCACCTATTCAAT ACTTCATATGAGCAGTCCCGTGAATGTCTTCAAAAGGAACTTGATGGATGCTGGTTTGATCATATCCCAGATACCATAGGACATGAGTGGGGAAGCTGTAAAAAAG CACTTGAACTACAATTCCATGTTAAGGATCCCTTATTTACACTGGAGCTTGAAATCTGCCAGCAAGCAATTGATG GCAATTTTAACTCTTGCTTTGCTTGGGAGAGGATGGTTGATGCAGTGAAG GTTTTCATTCTCCATCTTCAACTCAAGGCACTTATTTTCATGGGATGTTTACTTGAAAAACCCTCACTAGAGTCACCAAGTGACAGTGATTTGGGTAAAACTTATAGCAGAGATATTTCATCTGCCAGCTTTGGGTCAGAGGTCTCTTTAG GATCAGGAATCCCTTGCAGGATTGCTTTCTCGTATGCTGGAGTCAGGGATATTTACCTAGTAGCCTTGGCCCGTGGAATTTCTGGAAAATTGATTCTTGCTGAGAAGCATCCATTCCGGAGTCAACGTGGCATTGTGATTGCCATTGCTCCACTGGCAGGGTTAAGT CAGCCAAGGATAGATGAGGACCACCCAACATGGTTACATCTTCAGATAAGAGAATTCGAACCAAATTTCGTTAAAGCTAAAGGCAGAGAATCTAAGGTTTCCACTCCACCTGCTGATGGGAGATGGACACTTGGTTTTCATAGTGCTAAGGCTTGTGAGACTGCTCGGTTATTGATTCTTGAAGAGACTTGTAAGCAGAGGTCCTCCGTTGAGAGCATGCTTGCTCCACTGCTTCGGGAAGATTATCTAGTAAATGTTTTGGATAGACAAGGCGATTAA